The Colletes latitarsis isolate SP2378_abdomen chromosome 1, iyColLati1, whole genome shotgun sequence genome has a segment encoding these proteins:
- the LOC143340458 gene encoding death-associated protein kinase 1 isoform X4 → MMPGTSRQVGTSNGGPEWDTLMEVHHEPIEKHFKLLEEIGKGQFAIVRKCMEIKTGDLYAAKIMRKRRVARGVAAADIAREAGLLARLRHPNIVSLHKVVDTGTTVVLLLELISGGELFHWVPSGELEAAHVVRQVLMALSHLHSHQVAHLDIKPENILLSTPPPMPSIKLIDLGLSHRLVPGSEHRALFGTPEFVAPEIVNYEPLSLGTDLWAVGVLTYILLSGASPFLGEDKQETYANVAACQYQFDNEYFSTVSEIAKDFIRSLLIKDPKERGTSESCLKHPWILTESEASQGLGGAMISAVKRGCVEAVSQLLLQGAPLNVKDSKEDTLLHLACEAGDEGMVTFLIENGIDLDTPNKNGLTPLHVAARHGFINLVRHLCLAGCDVDKANRGIRADVTAIKYGYPDIASLLDKLRNPIQRENYIKQLQPTHRPIDRLHIRLLGHCASGKSSLINSLKSGIFSFGFFRRSRSQNYTAKREPSIELDVTSKHGSLSFEYSDSEYEGTQGVEWSRGNVGGECVFWELCGREEFLASYHYVLTFQQPAVHLITVSLREPLTVQLQQVKFWLRFISDRIASINFGFGGKYSDVKVILVGTYAPEPLAPNSNIGSLLAPLLPFLKEFTPILGDEPQLVAVDATNPSSPGLKLLRSYLNNARMDFLESALVWTGLAESWRTYVQTLEVPPVMLTQEEFLREVRKINPLACLEHCRHLGLQLQNLGECMLLPGNLVVLSLEWFWQDVVNWQLSPEQRGRLGGRTTGVYALEDFQARCPCPAGQALQALQAVNLCVPCEVDDDEVEYEIPCLNLVERLPGLWEPWKSCSNVLPHTGLRLAPAEAPLYHLIAVFPHLQAQLRKITQTWDPSNSDLYQWWRGSKLCIGPCESIITFEEDDQSCIEIRVRGPRGTSAQCFALLSIILDAVETTIELVAPGMLLERHWLSPNQLREYDDVVHSWEPAPIISALIDKSLDEASLKNPLNGQEETVWDIVGCGLPLMENCLPGPKQPVKHIKPAVQRRLAQMLDPPDRHGRDWCLLAVRLGLGDRVAQLDSTVDSPTLRLLNTAGADCAVGSLIQQLRALDREDAVHLLLSYTPTYILSTTIDSETGSNLSR, encoded by the exons ATGATGCCAGGCACATCTCGCCAAGTGGGGACTTCTAACGGTG GCCCTGAGTGGGACACATTGATGGAGGTTCATCATGAACCgattgagaaacattttaaattaTTGGAAGAAATTGGCAA AGGACAATTTGCTATAGTACGAAAATGTATGGAAATAAAGACTGGAGACTTATATGCTGCCAAAATTATGAGAAAAAGACGAGTTGCCAGAGGTGTAGCAGCAGCAGACATTG CTCGTGAAGCAGGCTTATTAGCTCGTTTAAGGCATCCAAATATTGTTTCATTACATAAAGTTGTAGACACAGGCACAACTGTTGTTTTACttttagaattaatttctgGAGGAGAACTCTTTCACTGGGTACCTTCTGGTGAACTAGAAGCTGCTCATGTG GTTCGTCAAGTTTTAATGGCACTTAGTCATTTACATTCTCATCAAGTTGCTCATTTAGATATCAAACCtgaaaatattcttttatcGACTCCTCCACCAATGCCAAGTATAAAGTTAATAG ATTTAGGTCTTTCACACCGACTAGTACCTGGGTCAGAACACAGAGCATTATTTGGAACACCTGAGTTTGTTGCTCCTGAAATTGTAAATTACGAACCACTCAGTTTAGGAACTGATCTTTGGGCAGTTGGTGTTTTGACATACATTCTTTTAAGTGGTGCATCACCATTCTTAGGTGAAGATAAACAAGAAACTTATGCAAATGTTGCTGCTTGTCAATATCAATTTGATAACGAGTATTTCAGTACTGTGTCAGAAATTGCCAAAGATTTCATACGATCCTTGTTGATCAAGGATCCAAA AGAAAGAGGAACTTCAGAATCGTGCCTTAAACATCCTTGGATCCTCACG GAGTCAGAAGCCTCTCAAGGTCTTGGTGGAGCTATGATTAGTGCTGTTAAAAGAGGCTGTGTTGAGGCTGTGTCTCAGTTATTACTACAAGGAGCACCATTGAACGTAAAAGATTCT AAAGAAGATACGCTTTTGCACTTAGCGTGCGAAGCAGGAGACGAGGGGATGGTAACTTTTTTGATAGAGAATGGGATAGATCTGGATACACCTAATAAGAATGGCTTAACGCCATTACACGTGGCTGCTAGGCATGGTTTCATTAATCTTGTTAGACATTTGTGCCTTGCTGGTTGTGATGTTGACAAAGCAAATCGTGGAATTAGAGCGGACGTGACAGCAATTAAGTACGGATATCCGGATATTGCATCGTTATTGGATAAGCTACGAAAT CCCATTCAACGTGAAAATTACATTAAACAATTGCAACCAACGCATAGACCAATAGATCGTCTACATATAAGACTTTTAGGACATTGCGCATCAGGAAAATCATCTTTAATAAATTCTTTAAAATCTGGTATTTTTAGTTTTGGATTTTTTAGAAGGTCAAGAAGTCAAAATTATACAGCAAAG AGGGAACCAAGTATTGAATTAGATGTAACTAGCAAGCATGGTTCACTTAGTTTTGAATATAGTGATAGTGAATATGAAGGTACACAAGGAGTAGAATGGAGTCGGGGTAATGTAG GCGGAGAGTGTGTTTTTTGGGAATTATGCGGACGCGAGGAATTTTTAGCATCTTATCATTATGTACTTACTTTTCAACAACCTGCAGTACACCTTATAACAGTCAGTCTTAGAGAACCTCTTACTGTACAGCTTCAGCAAGTCAAATTTTGGCTACGATTTATTTCAGATCGTATTGCATCAATTAATTTTG GTTTTGGTGGCAAATACAGTGATGTAAAAGTAATCTTAGTTGGGACTTATGCACCAGAACCTCTTGCTCCAAATTCGAATATCGGTAGCCTTCTTGCACCACTTTTACCTTTTTTAAAAGAGTTCACACCAATTTTGGGAGATGAACCTCAATTGGTCGCAGTGGATGCAACTAATCCTTCTAGTCCTGGTCTGAAACTTCTAAGATCATATTTGAATAATGCAAGGATGGACTTTCTAGAG AGTGCACTAGTGTGGACCGGTCTTGCCGAATCTTGGAGAACGTATGTGCAAACTTTAGAGGTACCTCCAGTAATGCTTACACAGGAGGAATTTTTGAGGGAAGTGAGAAAAATTAATCCGTTAGCCTGTTTAGAACATTGTAGACATCTTGGATTACAATTACAG AATTTAGGAGAATGCATGTTACTTCCCGGGAACTTAGTAGTTCTAAGTCTAGAGTGGTTTTGGCAGGACGTAGTAAATTGGCAGTTAAGTCCGGAACAAAGAGGTCGTCTTGGAGGACGTACTACAGGAGTTTACGCTTTGGAAGATTTTCAGGCTCGTTGTCCTTGTCCTGCCGGTCAAGCTTTGCAAGCTTTGCAAGCTGTAAACTTATGTGTCCCA TGCGAAGTAGACGATGACGAGGTAGAGTACGAAATACCTTGCTTGAACCTTGTTGAACGTTTACCGGGATTATGGGAACCATGGAAATCATGTTCCAATGTCCTGCCTCATACGGGTCTTCGTCTTGCTCCAGCAGAGGCACCTTTATACCATCTGATTGCAGTATTTCCACATTTACAA GCACAATTGAGAAAAATTACTCAAACATGGGATCCATCGAATTCAGACTTATATCAATGGTGGCGGGGATCAAAATTATGCATTGGaccgtgcgaaagtataataacATTCGAAGAAGATGACCAAAGTTGTATAGAGATAAGAGTACGTGGACCGCGAGGCACCAGTGCGCAATGTTTCGCACTTCTGAGCATTATTCTCGATGCTGTTGAAACAACTATCGAATTAGTGGCTCCTGGGATGTTGCTCGAGAGGCATTGGTTAAGTCCTAATCAACTTCGCGAATATGACGAC gttgtGCATTCTTGGGAGCCAGCGCCGATTATATCAGCTTTAATAGATAAAAGTCTTGACGAAGCGAGTCTTAAAAATCCGTTGAATGGCCAAGAAGAAACTGTATGGGATATAGTGGGCTGTGGATTACCTTTAATGGAAAATTGTCTTCCTGGACCAAAACAACCGGTAAAGCACATCAAACCTGCCGTACAAAGAAGACTAGCGCAGATGCTTGATCCTCCCGATCGTCATGGAAGAGATTGGTGTTTACTTGCTGTAAGGCTTGGACTGGGAGATCGGGTCGCACAGCTAGACAGTACAGTAGACAGTCCAACGTTGAG ATTACTTAATACTGCGGGCGCTGATTGCGCGGTGGGTTCTCTAATACAACAATTGCGAGCTCTTGATAGAGAGGATGCCGTACACTTGTTGCTCTCTTATACACCAACATATATATTATCAACGACTATTGACTCTGAAACGGGATCTAATCTTTCTAGATGA